One window from the genome of Sulfodiicoccus acidiphilus encodes:
- a CDS encoding 2-oxoacid:ferredoxin oxidoreductase subunit alpha, with protein MKLTWMIGGAQGSGVDTAANLFGNAVGRAGYYLFGNREYYSNIKGRHSYFTLTISDRRMHSLPEKVDILTTFDAETVFQHFHEVNDYLIYNKGLEGTKIDTIQSIEPELVEEIGKRLESYGNTMGAAVKYVADRGVHVIPVDYDQIAKEVAAELKVALSVVERVRNIAAVAASYGLLGLKEDYLMQAIARSFKNELYAKMNTLGAQRGLKYVKPAYGLKEVPVQGKRVQIDGNTASAMGKLAAGLRFQTYYPITPASDESTYIEAHQEVMMIDPDTGDKRKSAVVVVQTEDELAAVNMAIGAALTGVRASTATSGPGFSLMAEGIGWAGMDEVPIVVTYYIRGAPSTGLPTRSGQADLKFALNVSHGEFPRIVIASGDHVEVFKDAIWAFNLAERYQTPVIHLIEKGLANAYSTVDVSELDYSNIKGDRGKIVDGEENYLRFKLTEDGISPRAFLGHAHMYYTGDEHNEEGHISEASSNRIAMYEKRMKKLETADKEIPEESRVNVFGDSDTVVLTWGSPKGAVLDAMDMLEKDGIKLQLVQIRMFSPFPTRYVSKLLSGKSKIIDLENNYTAQAASVVREHTGIEPTNYVLKWNGRPITRDEVYRSVKLILEKNDKRVVLNAGA; from the coding sequence ATGAAACTAACTTGGATGATAGGCGGCGCACAAGGCTCTGGAGTAGACACCGCCGCCAACCTGTTCGGCAACGCTGTCGGGAGGGCTGGATACTACCTGTTCGGCAACAGGGAGTACTACTCCAACATAAAAGGGAGACATAGCTACTTCACGCTCACTATAAGCGATAGAAGGATGCATAGTCTCCCCGAGAAGGTCGACATTCTAACCACTTTCGACGCAGAAACAGTGTTTCAACATTTCCACGAGGTCAATGACTACCTGATTTACAACAAGGGGTTGGAGGGCACTAAGATAGACACTATACAAAGCATCGAACCTGAGCTGGTGGAGGAAATCGGTAAGAGGCTTGAAAGTTACGGCAACACGATGGGAGCCGCTGTAAAATACGTGGCAGATAGGGGAGTCCATGTAATACCAGTCGATTACGATCAGATAGCCAAGGAAGTTGCAGCGGAGCTGAAGGTGGCCCTTTCAGTAGTGGAGAGGGTGAGGAACATCGCCGCCGTTGCTGCGTCATATGGGCTACTGGGACTGAAGGAGGACTACCTCATGCAGGCCATAGCTAGGAGCTTCAAAAACGAACTTTACGCGAAGATGAACACCCTAGGAGCACAAAGGGGACTCAAGTACGTGAAGCCAGCTTACGGACTAAAGGAGGTTCCAGTTCAAGGGAAGAGGGTCCAGATAGACGGCAACACCGCGTCAGCCATGGGCAAGCTGGCGGCAGGACTCAGGTTCCAAACGTACTATCCCATTACTCCGGCGAGCGACGAGAGCACTTACATCGAGGCCCACCAGGAGGTAATGATGATTGACCCCGACACGGGAGATAAAAGAAAGAGTGCCGTAGTTGTAGTCCAAACAGAGGACGAGCTCGCCGCAGTGAACATGGCGATTGGTGCCGCCCTCACCGGAGTAAGGGCCTCCACAGCCACGTCGGGCCCAGGTTTCTCCTTAATGGCGGAGGGGATCGGTTGGGCTGGAATGGATGAGGTCCCCATTGTGGTCACGTACTACATAAGGGGAGCACCTTCCACCGGATTACCCACTAGGAGCGGCCAGGCGGACCTCAAGTTTGCTCTAAACGTGAGTCACGGGGAGTTCCCTAGAATAGTGATAGCCTCAGGGGACCACGTTGAGGTGTTCAAGGACGCGATATGGGCCTTCAACTTGGCGGAGAGGTATCAGACTCCGGTAATACATCTAATCGAGAAGGGCCTAGCTAACGCCTACAGCACCGTAGACGTGAGCGAACTTGACTACTCCAACATAAAGGGGGATAGGGGAAAGATAGTGGACGGGGAGGAAAACTACTTGAGGTTCAAGCTAACCGAGGACGGGATATCCCCTAGGGCTTTCCTAGGTCACGCTCACATGTACTACACGGGAGACGAACACAACGAGGAAGGACACATATCCGAGGCCTCCTCAAACAGGATAGCCATGTATGAAAAGAGGATGAAGAAGCTCGAAACCGCCGATAAAGAGATACCTGAGGAGAGCAGGGTTAACGTCTTCGGAGACTCCGATACCGTAGTGCTGACGTGGGGAAGCCCCAAAGGCGCTGTACTTGACGCCATGGATATGCTCGAGAAGGATGGTATCAAGCTTCAGTTGGTGCAGATCAGGATGTTCAGCCCGTTCCCAACGAGGTACGTAAGCAAGTTACTATCCGGAAAGAGCAAGATAATAGACCTCGAGAACAACTATACCGCCCAAGCTGCCTCAGTAGTCAGGGAACACACTGGCATAGAGCCTACTAACTACGTGTTGAAGTGGAACGGGAGGCCCATAACAAGGGACGAGGTGTATAGGTCGGTGAAACTAATACTCGAGAAGAACGATAAGAGGGTGGTGCTCAATGCAGGCGCTTAG
- a CDS encoding 2-oxoacid:ferredoxin oxidoreductase subunit beta, with the protein MQALRKPEWNDWCPGCGDFGILSAEEMAIKELGLDPRKVVLVSGIGCSGKLPHFMRIPVSGVHTLHGRALAFATGVKLANPELEVIVNAGDGDQLGIGAGHFVNAGRRNTDITVILHDNGVYGLTKGQAAPTLKRGEKTKSLPRPNINDAINPLAMAIAAGYTFVARAYAYDVKFLKDIMKAAIKHRGSAFIDVLQPCPTYNDINTKEWYEKRIYKMTDLDPVVKDVNETIDKMKQGIGRSYEWGDRIPIGIFYQNELVPTYEERIAANAPSYKTSIPANQKVVHEGKFTTIIDDLINEKVV; encoded by the coding sequence ATGCAGGCGCTTAGAAAACCGGAGTGGAACGATTGGTGCCCCGGATGTGGGGACTTCGGTATCCTCAGCGCGGAAGAAATGGCAATAAAGGAGCTCGGACTAGATCCTCGAAAGGTGGTGCTGGTCTCCGGTATAGGTTGCTCAGGCAAGTTGCCCCACTTCATGAGGATACCCGTCTCTGGAGTGCACACCCTTCACGGTAGGGCCCTGGCTTTCGCTACTGGAGTGAAATTGGCCAATCCGGAGCTTGAGGTGATAGTGAACGCTGGAGACGGCGATCAACTGGGGATAGGTGCAGGTCACTTCGTTAACGCTGGCAGGAGAAATACCGACATCACTGTAATCCTACACGATAACGGTGTCTACGGGCTAACCAAGGGGCAGGCCGCTCCCACCCTCAAGAGGGGTGAGAAGACCAAGTCCCTCCCAAGGCCAAACATAAACGACGCTATAAACCCACTAGCCATGGCTATAGCGGCAGGCTACACCTTCGTGGCTAGAGCTTACGCCTACGACGTCAAGTTCCTTAAAGACATAATGAAGGCCGCAATAAAGCACAGGGGTTCGGCCTTCATAGACGTCCTGCAGCCATGTCCCACTTACAACGACATAAACACGAAAGAGTGGTACGAGAAAAGGATATACAAGATGACTGACCTAGATCCAGTGGTCAAGGACGTGAACGAGACGATTGATAAGATGAAGCAGGGAATAGGGAGGTCCTACGAATGGGGAGATAGGATACCAATAGGGATTTTCTACCAAAACGAACTTGTTCCAACGTACGAGGAGAGGATAGCAGCTAACGCACCCAGCTACAAGACCTCGATCCCCGCGAACCAGAAAGTTGTACATGAGGGTAAGTTCACTACCATAATTGACGATCTCATCAACGAAAAGGTGGTGTAA
- a CDS encoding succinate--CoA ligase subunit beta, translating into MKLYEYEGKQLFRDVGIPVPRGVVTQGPVQWQGKAVVKSQLLEGARGKRGLVKVTDDVNGAIKELKAQGVETFLVEEFVPHRAEVYISAMLDRRSGEPIIVASPEGGIDVEESKNVKLFSIPLERGVRSFDVLNVEKYLGVKGLEKVVKGLYRLITEYEAELAEINPLAVTESGVVALDSKVILEDNALYRHEELVSKFSRQYVADTYVELEGDVGIIGNGAGLTMATMDMVKLEGGEPADFYDVGGGASRERVKECVVKVGGNQKVKKIVINIFGGITRCDEVAAGIVEAMKIVKKPMFVRLVGTNEEEGHKILRENGIKAYADALSAVRDAIRS; encoded by the coding sequence TTGAAACTCTACGAGTACGAAGGTAAACAGCTTTTTCGTGATGTTGGAATTCCAGTTCCCCGTGGTGTGGTCACCCAGGGTCCAGTCCAGTGGCAGGGAAAGGCAGTTGTCAAGTCCCAGCTACTGGAAGGAGCGAGGGGAAAGAGAGGACTAGTCAAGGTGACTGACGACGTCAACGGCGCAATTAAGGAACTTAAGGCTCAAGGAGTTGAAACGTTCCTAGTGGAAGAGTTCGTTCCACATAGGGCAGAGGTCTACATATCTGCTATGTTGGATAGGAGAAGTGGTGAGCCTATAATAGTGGCTTCCCCTGAAGGGGGGATAGATGTAGAGGAGTCGAAGAACGTCAAGCTCTTCTCTATTCCCTTGGAGAGGGGAGTGAGGTCTTTCGACGTCTTAAACGTGGAGAAATACTTAGGAGTGAAGGGCCTAGAGAAGGTGGTGAAGGGTCTTTACAGGCTTATTACAGAGTACGAGGCGGAATTGGCCGAAATAAACCCTTTGGCAGTGACGGAATCTGGCGTCGTGGCTTTGGACTCCAAGGTGATCTTGGAGGACAACGCCCTCTACAGGCATGAGGAGCTGGTGAGCAAATTCTCCAGACAGTACGTGGCTGACACATACGTCGAGCTAGAAGGGGACGTCGGGATAATAGGGAACGGTGCTGGACTCACAATGGCTACCATGGACATGGTTAAGCTTGAGGGAGGTGAGCCGGCGGATTTTTACGACGTAGGAGGAGGTGCCAGCAGGGAGAGGGTAAAAGAGTGCGTAGTTAAGGTCGGAGGTAATCAGAAAGTGAAGAAGATTGTGATCAACATCTTTGGAGGGATAACTAGATGTGACGAGGTGGCGGCAGGGATCGTCGAGGCTATGAAGATCGTGAAGAAGCCTATGTTTGTGAGGTTGGTGGGGACGAACGAGGAGGAGGGCCACAAGATCTTGAGGGAAAACGGTATAAAGGCCTATGCAGACGCGCTTTCAGCCGTGAGGGATGCGATACGATCGTGA
- the sucD gene encoding succinate--CoA ligase subunit alpha yields MVSSNTRVIVQGITGKEGSFHAQRMKSYGTKVVAGVTPGRGGTSVSGIPVYDTVQDAFKEHEAEASVIFVPAKFAADAVYEAVDAGLKLVVVITEHIPVLDTARFVKYAKERGVMLIGPNCPGLIAPDRALVGILPPRAFTRGKIGVVSRSGTLTYEVAEMVRNLGQSTVVGIGGDPIIGTDMPTIVKKFEEDPETEKIVVIGEIGGDMEERVAKMKENGEVKKSMVAYIAGMTAPREKRMGHAGAVVYMGIGTFNSKMEAFKRAGIPVARSPYEIPKLLEDRP; encoded by the coding sequence ATCGTGAGCTCTAACACCAGGGTTATCGTTCAGGGTATAACAGGGAAGGAGGGTTCCTTCCACGCTCAGAGGATGAAGTCCTACGGCACTAAGGTCGTTGCAGGAGTCACTCCTGGAAGGGGAGGGACGTCTGTCTCAGGCATACCTGTCTACGACACGGTGCAGGACGCCTTCAAGGAACATGAGGCTGAGGCCAGCGTAATATTCGTTCCTGCGAAGTTCGCTGCGGACGCGGTCTACGAGGCCGTCGACGCTGGACTGAAGTTGGTCGTCGTAATAACGGAACACATTCCAGTTCTAGACACGGCAAGGTTCGTCAAGTACGCCAAGGAAAGAGGAGTAATGCTCATAGGCCCTAACTGTCCCGGCCTTATAGCTCCTGACAGGGCCCTTGTTGGGATACTCCCACCTAGGGCCTTCACTAGGGGCAAGATAGGAGTGGTGTCTAGGTCTGGTACGTTGACGTACGAGGTCGCTGAAATGGTCAGGAACTTGGGTCAATCTACTGTAGTTGGAATAGGTGGAGATCCCATAATAGGAACAGATATGCCAACGATAGTCAAGAAGTTCGAGGAGGACCCAGAGACCGAGAAGATAGTAGTTATAGGCGAGATAGGAGGGGACATGGAAGAGAGAGTCGCTAAGATGAAGGAGAATGGGGAGGTGAAGAAGAGCATGGTGGCGTACATAGCCGGTATGACAGCGCCTAGGGAGAAGAGGATGGGCCACGCAGGAGCGGTAGTGTACATGGGTATCGGTACGTTTAACAGCAAAATGGAGGCCTTCAAGAGAGCCGGTATACCGGTGGCTAGGTCCCCCTACGAAATCCCCAAGTTACTGGAGGATCGACCGTGA
- a CDS encoding PaREP1 family protein, which produces MGKEGGRSGEILDSPREVISAASSFNLFLTMGPFVDIQEVILKIGEGIAPEDSVDALADRLDAEKLLKLRLDVSLFYLHRSEETSSPQLASEYLFKSVTEALKGLAQYLGFKGSRSEIVSLLTEALGDWVDESWEVAMVLHYDGYIDNNLDESDVAHYSIRVKEFLAKCYEVLT; this is translated from the coding sequence ATGGGAAAGGAGGGTGGGAGGTCTGGAGAAATTCTCGATTCTCCTCGGGAGGTAATATCTGCAGCGTCTTCTTTTAACTTGTTTCTGACAATGGGACCATTCGTGGACATCCAAGAGGTAATCCTAAAGATAGGAGAGGGAATAGCACCAGAGGATTCTGTCGACGCCCTAGCCGATAGGCTAGACGCCGAGAAGCTACTGAAACTTAGGCTCGACGTGTCCCTTTTCTACCTTCACAGGTCTGAGGAGACCAGTTCCCCCCAGCTTGCGTCGGAGTACCTTTTTAAGTCAGTTACGGAGGCGTTGAAGGGACTTGCCCAGTACTTGGGATTCAAGGGCTCAAGGAGCGAGATTGTGTCTCTACTTACGGAGGCCTTGGGAGATTGGGTAGACGAGAGTTGGGAGGTGGCGATGGTTCTTCACTACGACGGGTATATAGACAATAATTTGGACGAGAGTGACGTGGCTCATTACTCTATAAGGGTAAAGGAGTTCTTGGCCAAGTGTTACGAAGTCCTTACCTAA
- a CDS encoding ParA family protein produces MSGVKGGVGKSTLAVSIAKLLARNGDTVLLVDRDIIGWSSRLLGHEGPSLLHCAASGEEGQFWVTREEGKGRLTAVRINPDPPLFVKDFKVIKEDPSRFNRYVKLYEALLRNHEIVVVDNPPNVFQGDEAVDLEHRAFTNLRRDERWYRVYVSDPSERGISAVLQYMEVLESFTETGRPGALVVNMVPPLPEEAARASSSLRRVCAEKSLPVCAVVPFDERLYTYGSYMELNEFPEQVIALSKALVRLPEKALIE; encoded by the coding sequence TTGTCAGGTGTCAAGGGTGGAGTCGGCAAGTCCACCTTGGCAGTTTCCATAGCCAAATTATTGGCAAGGAATGGGGACACAGTGCTCCTAGTAGACAGAGACATAATAGGGTGGTCCTCTAGGTTGCTCGGTCACGAAGGTCCCTCGCTCCTTCACTGTGCAGCTTCTGGAGAGGAGGGACAGTTCTGGGTGACTAGGGAAGAAGGAAAAGGTAGGTTGACGGCCGTGAGGATCAATCCAGATCCACCGTTGTTCGTAAAGGACTTCAAGGTAATAAAGGAGGATCCGTCTCGCTTCAATAGGTACGTTAAACTCTACGAGGCGCTCCTGAGAAATCACGAGATAGTCGTAGTAGACAATCCTCCTAACGTATTCCAAGGCGATGAGGCTGTGGACCTAGAGCATAGGGCCTTTACTAACCTTAGGAGGGACGAGAGGTGGTACAGGGTCTACGTCTCAGATCCCTCGGAGAGGGGCATCTCGGCTGTCCTCCAGTACATGGAGGTGTTGGAGAGCTTCACAGAGACCGGCAGACCTGGAGCCCTTGTGGTAAATATGGTACCCCCTCTACCCGAGGAGGCCGCCCGGGCCTCTTCCTCCCTGAGGAGGGTCTGCGCGGAAAAGTCCCTTCCTGTCTGCGCCGTTGTGCCCTTCGACGAGAGACTTTACACTTACGGTTCCTATATGGAACTTAACGAATTCCCAGAACAGGTAATTGCGCTATCTAAGGCATTGGTTCGTTTGCCTGAGAAAGCCTTAATAGAGTAA
- a CDS encoding alpha/beta hydrolase, with the protein MPLEPGLIKILEAYKLLPPTSTQNLAEARKAFDQGSLLTFTYKAPLRNVEDIKVMGSQAEIPVRLYYPHNLPEKAGLTIYYHGGGFVFGNINTYDNLCRAIAYSCNCVVASVDYRLAPENKFPAAVIDSFDVLKWARDEAGEMSISSIAVAGDSAGGNLAAVVSIMARDSGIPLKEQVLIYPATDFATETPSVTEFGEGLFLTREMMRWFGEQYLNRGSEILDPRVSPARADDLSRLPPALVITAEYDPLRDQGEIYAAKLRKAGVEVVNVRYGGQIHGFLSFWDVTPAASQAVAEIGSYLHRAFYGWET; encoded by the coding sequence ATGCCCCTGGAACCGGGCTTAATCAAAATCCTAGAAGCATATAAGCTTCTCCCACCTACCTCAACCCAGAACTTAGCTGAGGCAAGGAAGGCCTTCGATCAAGGTAGTCTACTCACATTTACTTACAAGGCCCCGCTCAGGAACGTAGAGGACATCAAGGTTATGGGATCCCAGGCTGAAATCCCAGTCCGCCTGTACTACCCACACAACTTGCCTGAGAAGGCTGGACTCACGATCTACTACCATGGGGGAGGTTTCGTATTTGGTAACATAAACACCTACGACAACCTCTGTAGAGCAATAGCGTACTCGTGCAACTGTGTAGTCGCGTCGGTTGACTATAGACTCGCTCCAGAGAACAAGTTTCCGGCAGCAGTGATTGACTCCTTCGATGTGTTGAAATGGGCTAGGGATGAGGCGGGAGAAATGAGCATCTCTTCAATTGCGGTAGCAGGAGACAGTGCTGGGGGAAACCTAGCTGCTGTAGTCTCCATAATGGCGAGGGATTCTGGGATACCACTCAAGGAACAGGTACTGATATATCCTGCAACCGACTTCGCCACTGAGACCCCCAGCGTAACGGAGTTCGGAGAGGGACTGTTTCTTACAAGAGAAATGATGAGGTGGTTCGGAGAACAGTACCTCAACAGGGGAAGCGAGATTCTCGATCCGCGAGTCTCCCCGGCCAGAGCTGACGATCTGTCAAGATTACCTCCAGCCCTCGTGATAACGGCGGAGTACGATCCCCTTAGGGACCAAGGCGAGATCTACGCTGCCAAACTAAGGAAGGCTGGAGTCGAGGTTGTTAACGTGAGATACGGAGGACAAATACACGGCTTCCTTTCATTCTGGGACGTGACGCCAGCCGCAAGCCAAGCTGTCGCAGAAATAGGTTCATATCTTCACAGGGCGTTCTACGGTTGGGAGACCTAA
- a CDS encoding class II glutamine amidotransferase produces MAALVEVNGSWRQLYYRSGEPIYEDPALDGISSLLRGRCVGVIHSRRSSRKELKGIGHTHPYHVRSGPAELFFAHNGSVLRKAFNEPDLPYTDSFLLLNELARWIPSLSPREALERLRDSFGPESTSLNSALLYHTLSSTELHVLNYYNLNRAKEEEEYYKLYRWEEYVASSSVAAWLEVGSPLGNGSVVSL; encoded by the coding sequence GTGGCAGCGCTAGTTGAGGTAAATGGTTCTTGGAGACAACTCTACTACAGGAGTGGAGAACCCATATACGAGGATCCCGCATTGGATGGGATATCGTCCCTCTTAAGGGGGAGGTGTGTGGGCGTGATCCACTCGAGGAGATCGTCTAGAAAAGAGCTGAAAGGTATCGGACATACACACCCTTACCATGTCAGGAGCGGCCCAGCCGAACTCTTCTTTGCTCACAACGGGTCAGTGCTCAGGAAAGCGTTCAACGAGCCCGATCTCCCTTACACGGACAGTTTCCTCCTCTTAAACGAACTTGCGAGGTGGATCCCTTCCTTGTCCCCTAGAGAGGCCCTGGAGAGGCTGAGGGACTCTTTCGGCCCTGAATCGACCTCGCTCAACAGCGCCCTACTTTACCACACACTCTCCTCCACAGAACTCCACGTCCTGAACTACTATAACCTGAACAGGGCTAAAGAGGAAGAGGAGTACTACAAGCTCTATAGGTGGGAGGAGTACGTTGCATCATCTTCTGTCGCAGCGTGGCTGGAGGTGGGGAGTCCCCTCGGAAACGGATCTGTGGTTTCACTTTAA
- a CDS encoding MBL fold metallo-hydrolase yields the protein MELTFLGTGAGATLGSSRFRSSILVASGAVGVLLDMGAGANLRLEDMGLTKSFQALFVTHTHLDHFNGLPDHLVLRKITAMPKLFVASPPGLGPVLSAMKAAGNDIEVELLEADLPRSSLGDVEVWSVPGCHSIYSVAYVVDDGKKRLLYSGDTREPCEPILRELKGVDLVVHESSCLEDCSRWGHTSVQEALNFFSGKRLVLTHIPSQIVKEAEQLVGGKAIIARDGLMIRM from the coding sequence GTGGAGTTGACGTTCTTAGGCACGGGTGCGGGCGCGACCCTCGGATCATCCAGGTTCAGGTCCTCCATCCTAGTCGCGAGTGGAGCTGTTGGAGTGCTCCTAGACATGGGAGCAGGAGCAAATTTGAGACTAGAAGACATGGGTCTGACCAAGTCGTTCCAAGCGCTATTCGTCACGCACACTCACCTCGATCACTTCAATGGCCTGCCTGACCACTTAGTTCTGAGGAAGATCACCGCAATGCCCAAATTATTCGTGGCTTCTCCACCTGGATTGGGCCCCGTGCTATCCGCGATGAAGGCTGCGGGAAACGATATAGAAGTGGAGCTCCTTGAGGCGGACCTGCCTAGGTCATCCTTAGGTGACGTTGAAGTTTGGTCCGTGCCGGGATGTCACAGCATATACTCTGTAGCGTATGTGGTAGATGACGGAAAGAAGAGGTTGCTTTACAGTGGTGACACTCGGGAACCTTGCGAGCCCATACTCAGGGAGCTCAAGGGAGTCGACTTAGTAGTCCACGAGTCTTCCTGTTTGGAGGACTGCTCCAGGTGGGGACACACGTCAGTTCAAGAGGCCCTCAACTTCTTCTCAGGAAAGAGGCTAGTGCTCACCCACATACCTTCCCAGATTGTGAAAGAGGCGGAACAGTTAGTCGGCGGGAAAGCCATAATAGCCAGGGATGGACTCATGATTAGAATGTAG
- the thiD gene encoding bifunctional hydroxymethylpyrimidine kinase/phosphomethylpyrimidine kinase: MRSRPVVGTIAGSDSGGGAGLQADLRTFTSLGTFGVTVVTSVTAQNTVGVSAIYPLPPSFVEAQLKAVLDDFDVRFMKTGVLPTAEVVEVVRRKVLESRVGLVLDPVMVAKSGDRLAGNDVLEALKNLAKTSLIITPNLAELELLTGSKIDDLNTLEEAAALLSSQLGTNVLAKGGERLKGEDVVVIDGRINHLRGTVAETKDTHGSGDVLSAAITSLLARGRKLHEAVREAKEFTTMSITSGMRIGKGRGPVDPFANVERLAEREKAREELEELVLKLEERKELIVALLKTEDKANLGYMTPYSEVATLAGGIIRYMGWIKVDGPIVFGVQNLVSTALRRTGSRLGLSTSLTEKLLRNSEKYGLTIKESGQPCDVLLEGDKVVVLAQSSRELLDKLEVLAR, from the coding sequence GTGAGGAGCAGGCCCGTAGTGGGAACGATCGCGGGAAGCGACTCGGGAGGAGGGGCGGGCCTTCAGGCTGACTTACGAACCTTCACGTCCCTAGGGACGTTCGGGGTGACCGTAGTCACGTCAGTGACTGCTCAGAACACGGTGGGAGTAAGCGCGATCTACCCCCTACCACCTAGCTTTGTGGAGGCCCAGCTGAAGGCGGTCTTGGACGACTTCGACGTCAGATTCATGAAGACGGGGGTCCTCCCAACAGCGGAGGTCGTGGAAGTAGTAAGAAGGAAGGTGTTGGAGAGCAGAGTAGGCCTGGTACTTGATCCCGTCATGGTGGCCAAATCCGGCGATAGGCTGGCGGGGAACGACGTCCTCGAGGCGTTAAAAAACCTGGCCAAGACTTCACTGATAATCACTCCAAACCTGGCTGAACTCGAGCTACTCACTGGTTCAAAAATCGACGATCTCAACACCCTCGAAGAAGCAGCTGCGCTTCTGTCCTCTCAACTCGGAACTAATGTTCTAGCCAAAGGAGGAGAGAGACTAAAGGGAGAGGACGTAGTGGTGATAGACGGTAGGATCAACCACCTCAGAGGAACTGTTGCGGAGACCAAGGATACCCACGGCAGTGGCGACGTGCTATCGGCCGCAATAACATCGCTCTTGGCTCGAGGGAGAAAACTACACGAGGCGGTGAGGGAGGCGAAGGAGTTCACCACAATGTCTATAACATCTGGTATGAGGATTGGAAAGGGAAGAGGGCCAGTGGACCCCTTCGCTAACGTGGAGAGATTGGCAGAGAGAGAGAAGGCCAGAGAAGAACTGGAGGAGCTCGTGCTTAAGTTAGAGGAGAGAAAGGAGTTGATAGTGGCTCTATTGAAAACGGAAGATAAGGCTAACTTGGGTTACATGACCCCTTACTCAGAGGTAGCGACTCTAGCAGGTGGAATAATCAGATACATGGGTTGGATAAAGGTGGACGGCCCGATAGTGTTCGGGGTCCAGAATTTAGTTTCCACTGCCCTGAGGAGAACTGGTTCTAGGCTTGGACTCTCTACGTCGCTCACGGAGAAGTTGTTGAGGAACTCGGAGAAGTATGGTCTGACAATTAAGGAGAGCGGCCAGCCGTGCGACGTATTGCTTGAGGGAGACAAGGTGGTGGTGCTGGCTCAGTCTAGTAGGGAGTTGCTCGATAAGCTGGAGGTGTTGGCTAGGTGA
- a CDS encoding glycosyltransferase — translation MIDDILLTFSIVVSSWTTYNSIMALLGFTWKPVEERSQEGVTFSLVVPARNEEGVLPRLMDALLNQDYDRSKYEVLVVESGSTDGTLNVCRKYEMNYDNVKCFHIQRKALNGKSEALNFAIKLSKGDVIGVFDADTMPRLDVLSYAAAKFKDPKVAGVQGRLLPFNVRDTVLARFASLEELLSEYALGGRARLGAFVSLEGTCMFIRRSVLEELGGWREDVLTEDFELSLRALSAGYTVVYSPSVLARREVVVRLRSLLKQRLRWYRGRLEVDITLLRMRRDVRAVDALLTIATPVVMIMYASTYFLPLVASLHVLQEASVAAGTSTVFTFLVTMMISRRHLIEPFYGLLSYLYVNLVIALNVAAVFLEVTRRRKVWVKTERAYQQKLNPGR, via the coding sequence ATGATCGACGATATCCTGCTGACGTTCAGTATCGTGGTTAGTTCTTGGACGACCTACAACTCGATCATGGCTTTACTGGGATTCACGTGGAAACCCGTCGAAGAAAGATCGCAAGAAGGAGTAACCTTCAGTCTGGTGGTCCCTGCTCGCAACGAGGAGGGAGTTCTCCCTAGACTGATGGACGCGCTCCTAAATCAAGACTACGATCGCTCGAAGTACGAAGTGTTGGTAGTAGAGAGCGGTTCCACTGACGGAACACTGAACGTCTGTAGGAAGTATGAAATGAACTACGATAACGTTAAGTGCTTTCACATACAGAGAAAGGCGTTAAATGGAAAGAGCGAGGCCCTCAACTTCGCGATCAAATTGAGCAAAGGAGACGTAATAGGGGTCTTCGACGCGGACACAATGCCTCGCTTAGACGTCCTCTCCTACGCGGCGGCCAAGTTCAAAGACCCCAAGGTAGCGGGGGTTCAGGGAAGGTTACTCCCATTCAACGTTAGAGACACAGTACTGGCTAGGTTCGCCTCACTTGAGGAGCTTCTGAGCGAGTATGCCTTAGGGGGAAGAGCCAGACTGGGGGCTTTCGTTTCCTTAGAGGGCACCTGCATGTTCATCAGGAGAAGCGTTCTGGAGGAGCTTGGAGGATGGAGGGAGGACGTGCTCACGGAGGACTTCGAGCTGAGCCTCAGGGCACTCTCTGCCGGCTACACCGTAGTCTACTCTCCCTCAGTTCTGGCTAGAAGGGAAGTGGTGGTCAGATTGAGGTCCCTCTTGAAGCAGCGCCTCAGGTGGTACAGGGGAAGGTTAGAGGTCGATATCACCCTACTACGTATGAGGAGAGACGTCAGGGCGGTTGACGCATTGCTTACAATCGCCACGCCTGTGGTAATGATAATGTACGCATCGACTTACTTCCTGCCCCTAGTTGCATCCCTTCACGTTCTTCAAGAGGCCTCAGTAGCTGCCGGCACTTCCACTGTCTTCACCTTTCTGGTTACAATGATGATATCTAGGAGACACCTGATAGAGCCCTTCTATGGACTTCTCTCCTACCTCTATGTTAACTTGGTCATAGCACTCAATGTGGCTGCCGTATTCCTCGAAGTCACTAGAAGAAGGAAGGTGTGGGTAAAGACCGAGAGAGCTTATCAGCAGAAATTAAACCCCGGGAGGTGA